Within the Candidatus Woesearchaeota archaeon genome, the region AAAATTGCTCCTGCACCATAAAGAAATGAAAAAAGGATGCAAAAAATTAACACTCTTAGGTTGTTAAAAAAAATAACGCTAAATGTACTCACATTTTCTAAGCCAGTATAACCAGTGATTTGACCACCCAAACGATTAAATGTATCAATTTGCGTGCTAAATAATTGTCCTGTTGTTTCTCCTGGAAGGACTGTATACCAAAAAGCAACAGCAAGAGTGATACCAACAAATAAAGCCATAAATGCCATTAATGCTTTTCCATGTTCTTTGAGTAAAGCGACCTCATGAAAATCACTTACATCTTTTTTTTCTTCATCTTTAATGATGTTATACATTAAAGGAATTGCGCCTAGAATGGTAAAAAAAATAAAGACCATGCTTGCTTGTTCTGCAAATGTCCACTTAGCAAGACCTAATGCAAGACTAGTATATAAGAAACCAATGAGGATAAGCCACGAAGGTCTTTTTTCTGCCTTTATGACATTTATGATGCGTTCTACAACCATTATACGCTAGAAACTGCGATTGAGGATTTATAAAGGTTTGTGTGGTGTTAAGAGGGGTTATTTTATTTTTCTCTAATTTGGATGTGTTCTATTTGACCGCTATTGCTGTATATACGAAGTAACGTTTCTGGAATTTCTCGCTTGAGCAGATATTGGATTGCAAATGATGCTTGATAACTTCCCACTATCGAAACAATGGTTGCAAGTACGCCGTGCTCTTTGCACGTAAAATTAGTAGTTTTATTTGTATAAATATCTTCATAAGAAATATTTTTTGTGGGGAGAAATGCAAAAACAGAACCATGCTCTTTAATTGCTGCACCATGAATCCACGCGACCTTATTTTTTTTGCAAAACACATCAATTTCTCGTCTAGAATTGTGATTATCAGTACAATCAAGGACGATATTTGCTTGTGCACACCAAGATAAATTTTCTTGATTAGCTTTTGTTTGCATCGTTTTAATGTTGACTGAAGGATTAATTTTTTGTAAATGGGTTTTTGCAGCAAGGACTTTTGGTTGATTAATATCTTCTGTTGTGTATAAGTGTTGACGAGAAAGATTATGATCTGTAACGATATCAAAATCACAAAGCAGAAGAGTTCCAACTCTCATCCGACAAAGTAGTTCAGCTGCGATGCTACCCAAACCACCAAGGCCAATAATTGCAATAGTTCCTTGCTCAATTACTTCTTGATTTTCTTTTCCCCAATACGTTATTTGTCTATCTGCCTTACATTCAATGGCCATATTTAGCATAAAAACCACGTTATTTAAAAAAATAGAGGTTTTCTATTCTTATTATGGACATTTTTATTGAACGAAGCAAACAAACTATTAAACAAGAGTTTTCAGGAACTGCACAAGAACTACTTGATAAACTTTCTATTAATCCTGAAGAGATACTTATTATTAAAAATGGGCAGCTAGTAACTGAAGATGAAGAGTTATCAACTGAAGATGAGATTAGACTACTTTCTGTTGTGAGCGGTGGATGAGTAGAGAGTAGTGAGTGGTTTGGTGTTTAGCGCTCGGATCTGGGAATTGTATACAAAAATGAAATGCGAACAATGCTCAAAAACAGCCATTAGTACGAAGCCAGCTTTATGTAAAGAGCATTTCGATGAATTTTTCTTAACAACAACACAAGAAGTTATTGATACGTTTTCGCTCTTTGATAAAAAGACAAACATTTGTGTTGCTGTAAGTGGCGGGAAAGATTCACTCGCGCTCGTTGATGTTTTATTGCGACTAGGTTACCCGGTAGAAGGTTTATTTATCGATGAAGGTATTGCCAACTATCGAGAACATTCTATTCAAGATTTAGATTTGTTTACCCAAGAAAAAAATTTTCAGGTTAACAAGATATCTTTTAAAGAAGCATATGGGTTTAC harbors:
- a CDS encoding stage II sporulation protein M is translated as MVVERIINVIKAEKRPSWLILIGFLYTSLALGLAKWTFAEQASMVFIFFTILGAIPLMYNIIKDEEKKDVSDFHEVALLKEHGKALMAFMALFVGITLAVAFWYTVLPGETTGQLFSTQIDTFNRLGGQITGYTGLENVSTFSVIFFNNLRVLIFCILFSFLYGAGAIFILTWNASIIGTAIGNIVRTNLASVASAVGLDQMGGYLYAVSLGLFRYVIHGIPEILSYFVAGLAGGIISIAVIRHDFEGRKFEHIVLDAADLLLIAIGLMFLAGVLEVWVTPLLFN
- a CDS encoding HesA/MoeB/ThiF family protein → MAIECKADRQITYWGKENQEVIEQGTIAIIGLGGLGSIAAELLCRMRVGTLLLCDFDIVTDHNLSRQHLYTTEDINQPKVLAAKTHLQKINPSVNIKTMQTKANQENLSWCAQANIVLDCTDNHNSRREIDVFCKKNKVAWIHGAAIKEHGSVFAFLPTKNISYEDIYTNKTTNFTCKEHGVLATIVSIVGSYQASFAIQYLLKREIPETLLRIYSNSGQIEHIQIREK
- a CDS encoding MoaD/ThiS family protein, encoding MDIFIERSKQTIKQEFSGTAQELLDKLSINPEEILIIKNGQLVTEDEELSTEDEIRLLSVVSGG